One Heyndrickxia oleronia genomic window, AGATCTATCAACATATTAATAGGAAGAATTATAGGCTTTTACCTTCACCTTTGATACTTTTCCGCTAATTTCATCAGGTAATTCAGGATAATTTAATTCAAATTTCTCAGAGCCATTAGGATCTAAGCTTATATCTAATGTCCTTTTTAAAACACCTAGTAACTCATCTTTATCATTATACAATGCTGCAGAAATAAGAATATTCTCTGCCTTTTCAGAGTGGGGATTTGTAACAGTTCCTGTCACAAGATAAGGCATTTGAATATCTGAATGTTTTCCTTTAGATAATTCTATATTATCGGTTTCTAGCATCATTGGTTCGTCATCGGTTTTGCTAGATTCAATATTAATTTGGGTATTCTTTAATTCTGCGGGATCCTTGACTGTTTCTAATGTTATGGACTCAGTAATATATGCAGTTTCATTAGGTGGAATGATATCCGGTATTGGAGAAATCATAGGTGCGGTTTGTAGACTCTTTTCATCACCGTCTAGAAAATCTACTACTATATCATCAATCCTAGCCGACACATTTCCAGTGTTTTTTAGTTCGGCAGAATAATTGACCCAAACTGCTCCAGTTGTACCTTTCCATGCCGCGAATGTTTCATTTAAAATATCGACCTTCGTCTCTTCTTTTTTTCATTCACTTCTTTTTTGCTGTGCTGAGATTCATCAGTCTTTGCAGTCTTTGACTCCGAACTGCATGCGGTTAAAGCAAGTATAAATAGGCATCCTAGAAGGAATAAACATATTTTTTTCAAAGTAAAACCCCCTAAAATATATGAGCGTAACTTATCCCCATTTACTAGTTTATCAGAAAAATCATAGGGACGGTTCTCCTGCTTCCATTTTTGGTGCATGGTATTCCTAAGATTTTGTCGAAAGTTTAATAGATAGATAGGGAGGAAAGGAAAGCTTCATAGAGA contains:
- a CDS encoding FxLYD domain-containing protein; protein product: MSARIDDIVVDFLDGDEKSLQTAPMISPIPDIIPPNETAYITESITLETVKDPAELKNTQINIESSKTDDEPMMLETDNIELSKGKHSDIQMPYLVTGTVTNPHSEKAENILISAALYNDKDELLGVLKRTLDISLDPNGSEKFELNYPELPDEISGKVSKVKVKAYNSSY